Proteins encoded by one window of Chrysiogenes arsenatis DSM 11915:
- the ispF gene encoding 2-C-methyl-D-erythritol 2,4-cyclodiphosphate synthase: protein MFRIGTGYDVHRLVEGRPCILGGVTIPHHLGLLGHSDADVLLHAISDALLGALALGDIGAHFPDTDPAYSGADSRILLRAVVALIHQKGYRVGNLDSVIMAERPKLRSYIDAIRHNIALDLQLDIESVSVKATTTEKLGFVGREEGIAAQAVVIIFKKGEP from the coding sequence ATGTTCCGTATCGGCACCGGATATGATGTTCACCGCCTTGTCGAAGGGCGCCCGTGCATTCTTGGAGGAGTCACTATCCCGCATCACCTTGGCCTGCTTGGCCATTCTGATGCCGACGTCCTGCTCCACGCTATCAGCGACGCCCTGCTCGGCGCGCTCGCCCTCGGCGATATTGGCGCTCACTTTCCTGATACCGATCCCGCGTATAGTGGCGCTGACAGCCGTATCTTACTCCGCGCTGTCGTGGCCTTAATTCATCAAAAAGGCTACCGCGTTGGCAATCTTGACAGTGTTATCATGGCGGAACGGCCTAAACTCCGTTCGTATATCGATGCCATACGGCACAATATTGCACTTGATCTCCAGCTCGATATTGAATCGGTAAGCGTTAAAGCTACCACAACCGAAAAGCTTGGCTTTGTCGGACGCGAAGAAGGCATTGCCGCCCAGGCTGTCGTGATCATTTTCAAAAAAGGTGAACCATGA